One Hordeum vulgare subsp. vulgare chromosome 4H, MorexV3_pseudomolecules_assembly, whole genome shotgun sequence DNA window includes the following coding sequences:
- the LOC123450499 gene encoding uncharacterized protein LOC123450499 — translation MKFFSAFDPWPVFFCREWGRTWPFLAGFATTGVIITKITDGFTEEDLKNSKFVQAHKSSR, via the coding sequence ATGAAGTTCTTCTCGGCATTCGACCCGTGGCCGGTGTTCTTTTGCCGAGAGTGGGGCCGCACCTGGCCCTTCCTCGCCGGATTCGCCACCACGGGGGTCATCATCACCAAGATCACCGACGGATTCACCGAGGAGGACCTCAAGAACTCCAAGTTCGTCCAGGCGCACAAGAGCTCCAGGTGA